From the Peromyscus leucopus breed LL Stock chromosome 8b, UCI_PerLeu_2.1, whole genome shotgun sequence genome, one window contains:
- the Ramp2 gene encoding receptor activity-modifying protein 2, with protein sequence MARFLVERAPGGSPLTLTRAGRPAALRLPPLLLLLLLLLLLGAVSTSPESLNQSLSTEDSWLSKGNMEDSYEENVQYCWFDYKSLMDSVKDWCNWTLISRHYSDLQYCLEYQAERFGRGFPNPFAERIIFKTHLIHFANCSLVQPTFSDPPEDVLLAMIIAPICLIPFLVTLVVWRSKDSDAQS encoded by the exons ATGGCCCGGTTCCTGGTGGAGCGCGCCCCGGGTGGATCGCCGCTCACTCTGACCCGCGCCGGGCGGCCGGCAGCGCTCCGCCTCCCTccgctgctcctgctgctgctgctgctgctgcttctgggtG CTGTCTCAACCTCTCCGGAGTCCCTGAATCAGTCTCTTTCCACTGAGGACAGCTGGCTGTCGAAAG GGAATATGGAGGACAGCTATGAAGAGAATGTCCAGTATTGCTGGTTTGATTATAAGAGTCTTATGGACTCGGTCAAGGACTGGTGTAACTGGACTTTGATTAGCAG gcattacagCGACCTGCAATATTGCTTGGAGTACCAGGCGGAGAGGTTTGGCCGGGGGTTCCCAAATCCTTTTGCAGAAAGGATCATCTTTAAGACTCACCTGATACACTTTGCCAACTGCTCCCTGGTGCAGCCCACCTTCTCCGATCCCCCAGAGGATGTGCTCTTAGCCATGATCATCGCCCCCATCTGCCTCATCCCGTTCCTGGTCACTCTTGTGGTGTGGAGGAGTAAAGATAGCGATGCCCAGAGCTAG